The genomic region TCTCACCATTTATGATTTTCGTCAGATGTAAAGTGGCAGGACGTTCATGACATTCCTGACATATCATTTAACCTCTCCACCTTCCAAGCTTATTTATATTTTAATGTCGTAAGCATTGCCTTTAGAATCCGGGCCCTAAGCTCGTCTCTTTCAGGTAATTGAATTGATAATACAGCGCGGTCCATTACACTAGCCATGATTTTGGCCTCTTGCTTCGTAATAATCCTTTCATTCAATAACCTTTGGATCACATCAACTGCGGTAGCCTGGGTAATTCTTGACTGCAATAGCGATAATAAATGATCAATTAAATGTGCATGAGGCTGATGTCTTACCTTCATAATCCGGATAAATCCGCCGCCGCCCCGCTTACTCTCTACTACGTAGCCGCGTTCGATTGTAAATCTTGTATTAATGACATAGTTAATTTGTGAAGGTACACATTGAAATTTATCTGCAATTTCACTTCTTTTGATTTCGACAATATCCTGTTTACTTAATTCAAGAACTTGTTTTAAATACTCCTCGATGATATCAGAGATATTTTTCATCATGCCCCCTCCTGCTAACTCATTATATTGACTTTGACTATATTTGACATTAATTATACAACAAGCTCCGAATTTTATACAACTATTCTATCCTGTAAACAAAAACAATAGACTTCTCAATTGTAATTTTTCTCTAGAGAATTCGCTAATTTTTGGATGTTGACTTTCCTTGATTTCCTGATAAGATTAAGACATACCTATTTTTGCTTTATTGCATAAAAGCGTTTAAGTGTAAAAGTGAATAATTGTCTTTAATAGTAAATAAGTAGAGAGTATTGCGGGCAGCAAGAAGAGACTGGGTGGCTGGTGTAAACCTAGGCAACAATAATCTTGAAATACATTACTTTGGATTCATAAAGACTTTCGCAAAGTGGATGACCTTTGTTTCATCAAATAGGGTGGTACCGCGGAGATACTCCGTCCCTATGTGAAACAGGGGTTTTTATTGTTTTAAGGAGGACATCATGATGAATCATACAAAATCTATTTTAAATCCATCATTTAAAGAAGCGTTTTTTATCCTGCTTGGTGCTTTTGGGGTAATGAGTGGAAGTATTATTCTATTAGAAGCTCCACCCCATCTGCCTATTATTTCTGCACTCATTCTTTTAATCCTTTATGGCTTGATAAATAAAGTACCTTTTAAAGAATTAGAGCAAGGTATAACCCAGGGAGCTCAATCGGGTTTAGGAGCTGTTTTTCTATTCTTTATGATAGGAATTTTACTAAGCAGCTGGATTTTGAGTGGAACCATCCCAACTCTTATGTATGTGGGCTTTGAGTTAACAGCTCTTCCATTCTTTTATGCGATTGTGTTTTTGATCTGTGCCATCGTAGGTGTTGGGATTGGATCTGCCTTTACGACAGCAAGTACAATAGGTCTTGCTTTTATCGGAATTGCTGGATCGATTGATGGGTCACTCGCCATTACAGCAGGAGCAATTATATCAGGTGCATTTTTTGGTGACAAAATGTCTCCGT from Bacillus oleivorans harbors:
- a CDS encoding CtsR family transcriptional regulator, which codes for MMKNISDIIEEYLKQVLELSKQDIVEIKRSEIADKFQCVPSQINYVINTRFTIERGYVVESKRGGGGFIRIMKVRHQPHAHLIDHLLSLLQSRITQATAVDVIQRLLNERIITKQEAKIMASVMDRAVLSIQLPERDELRARILKAMLTTLKYK